AGGAAAAGCTTTCTAATTATGGGCCAAAGTCTTGATTCAATGAGCCGAAACCAATCCAAAGGAGAGATGCTTTATCAGCTTCTTAATTCTGGGAATGTTGATGCTATTAAAGCTCTTTGCAGAGAAGGTGCTAATCTTGAGGTATATAATAAAGCCATACTTTTTGCTTTCAATATGCCTTTTGGatgattttactttttttttgtcAATGTTCTGcacaatgttttttttttttttaatataaaccaATTTTAATTAGGATTGTAAGTCAGTTTATTCTGTGATATGGACACGTGTAGAGGCCAAGAGAAAGGCCAAAAGCCAGGTGTAGTGGTTTTATAATCGTGTACATGAGAGTGATAAAGAAGTTCTTTAATTTTGTGTTTgcagttttataattttattggtTTGGTAGCGCGCTAATTTATTTTGCAaacctttttttattttctcGGGGTAATGCATAATTGACTAGCAAGTGGGAATTTTGGGTGTGTGGAACTTTGTTTAGAGAAAGTTGTAGTCTAAAGTTACTTTCCTGGGTGTAGTGGATTGACAAAGAAGGGAAAACTCCTCTCATTGTGTCTTGCATGGATTCTGGGCTGTTCAATGTTGCCAAAACTTTGATTGAAATGGGAGCCAATGTCAATGCTTATCGCCCTGGTTAGTTTCTGTGGCAGAGCATATGCAAAGCATTTCCATACTTGATTTGTTTCACATTTTGGTTTATCAGTCATTTGTTTAACTACCTGGAGATATTGGTGTTTTCTCGCCAACAAATAATGCAAATGCACATTCATAATATGTAGGGCGTCATGCGGGTACTGCTTTACATCACGCAGCAAAAAGAGGCCTGGAGAAGACTGCTCTATTACTTCTTTCCAGTGGAGGTATGCCTTTTATGTTTTGACACATTTAAGATCTCTCTGCTGCTATAAGCCTTGAATCATGAACTTTGGTAGGCATAAGTTGCGTGTTCAATGCTCACTTTTGGCAATGAATGTAATGGGTTTTACTTCCATTAATATGTCAGCAAATGCTCtagtgagaaatgatgattgtcaCACTGCTTTGGATGTTGCAAGAATAAAGGGGCATACCAATGTTGTCCGTGCTATTGAGGTAAGCTTGACGAGTGTCAAAATTGCAAATCTTCCAAATTTTGCCATGGATACCATAAGATGATTCTATGGCCAAAGTTATAATTTTTCTCATCTTCTTTTTTAGAATCATATTTGCTATTTCTCTGGATGGCTATGGGAGTTTCATGGTCCTGGCTTTCTCGAAGCATTAGCTCCTCCATTATTATCTAGAAAAATGTACGTATagtgccactttaattttaatgcATTTATTCTATTATTCTTTTCTTATAATACTTTTGCACAATCCTGTTTGCATTATAAAATTGCAGCAGGGCTGAAACTTTAGTGATTCTGGTTGGATATTTTATATGAGCTACACCTCTATTATTGAaggctttaattttttttttttttaccattttcATACAGCATCAATTAAATTAGCTGACTGAGGCTCATTGCTTGCAGCTGGGTTGTTGTTACACCTTGTGGTTCCAGTAATCCCATGAAGCCCCTTAGGCTGGAGCTTGCCATTTATTCTACTATGCAGGTCTGTTATTCCAATTGTTCAATTTGCTTCCAGCCTAATGATCTAGATTTTAGAACCAATTGTCTTTTGTGCTTGTCTGCCTTGGAGCATTattatgtaaaatattttgaATGCTTCCAAGGTTATAAAGTGGTTCAgttgaatatttatttttagggtctTTTTAGGATAATTATTTGTATAGAAAATGGCATAGTTAACTGGTGGACCCATCAATTCCAAAGGATGGCtgcaaaaaaatacaaaaaaaaaaaagtctgtaGCAATAggtgtttttatatttttaatcaaaTAAATTTCTTTCATCAAAGGACAAGGACAATGATTTTTTGAAAATGCATACTTGAGCCACAACTTCCATAGTTGTTGGGTGGATCTATATAGTTCTTTTTTGCTTTCTACAGCTCCGTATACTTgcaaaaaaatggacaaaatcctCTTATGGCCTACAGCAATATATTCATAGTACTTCCTCGTGGTTCTCCggaatttggaagtgtttttttaataCGTCTTTTAGGTGTTAAAATCCACTAGAATTAGTTCCCACCATTCAAGCAGCAACGTGCATTGACTGCCAACTAGGTGATCCAGTCtaacaatttttttcttgaaagtTGTGAACATAACCCATAATTTGTGCTTCAGCCTTAACAATGTCAAATTCTCTCTTTTACTTATTTATATATCCTGTCATCAATTTGTGAATCTTTCAAGTTTAGTGTTGATTAATAAACAGGATGCTCAACCTCGTACAGTCATTGCTCTTTGGAAGGAAAAGATTGAGGAGGCCAAATTTCATCAGTTGGATCCAGGGCTCACTATATTTGATAATTCTACAAGTAagtcattattaattaattttttcactTGTGCCACATTGGCCAATTCATCCAGTTATTACTTAGCAAATGatattcttttcttttcatgttatTGTTTCTATGTGTAAGAAAAACATCATATTTGAATTGGGAGTTGGCAAAATACATTCTATGGGAATCATACGTGACTTCAAAATCAAAATTTGTCACTTTGCAATACCTAAAGAGGAGGAGGGGTGGGGATGGGGGAAGTGGCATGTTCAACTTTCCAGTTTCTTTTGGAAGATATTTGTCTTTGACTCTTTGGTAACATTACGCAAATGCGCAACTCATTAATTACTTGATCAATATGAATTTCATTGAAACTCGTTGCATTTATTTTATCTGCTACGTGATATCATGCATTTGAGGATTGTCACTGTAACTATTTAATAATACTGGAAGGTTTTCAACATGGTCTGCTTTTACTCTGGGTTAGTTGTGATGTGATGGCATTTTTGTTCATGTTTGCACAACTTTATGTTGGGCACTAAAAGACGATAATTTTTCTTCCTACAATTTTGCCAAACACTATACCGGTGATAGAATTGCAAAATATTTTAAAGTCCCTGTTGAGAATTGTGGATCTAGGAGTGTGAATATCAAACTGGCAGCTACACGTGGAACTGGGTTTCAAAACTGGGCTCCCCATCAGCAAAATGGCCTAAAGCCATTTTGGTTTAGTTTGCCAACACTTATATACCCTTTCAATTTTTTGTATACTGCCGATGTGGGACTTGTTCCCATAAGCAATAttccaacactccccctcaagtggcAATGGGGACATCCGGTTGACACTTGAAACCTGAAAGGAAATGCAGCAGCAACACCGTAAAATTAAACTAAAACTAAAATCGGGCCCTGACTTGCTATGGCACCATGTTGCGAATTATGGACCTAAGAGTGTTAATATCAAACTGGCAGGCTACACATTGAACTGGGTTTCAAATTAGGCTCCTCATTTGGTTTGATTTGCTGACACTTATAtactcttaaatttttttttttttttttgcacatTGCTGATGTGGGACTAGTTGTTCCCATGAGTGATATTCCAACAGTTCCAACACCAAATCATTAAATTTGCTAAAATAATCGCAAAAAGCGCCAAAGTTCAAGAATTTTTTGAGAATTGGCCTAATATTTATCATATGTCAAGTTTTTTGGTTATCCTGAGCTGAAGCTTTTTTTATTGTCTCTGTACCAGAAAATCAATACAAATTTGTCTCATCCAATGAGGATGACAAACAGCAGCTTCGCAAGTTGTATGATGCATGCAGAGGAATTCGTCAGGTATACTACTGTCATTTTGTGCTGTTTATATGTAGCGTTGAATTTAAATGTACTGATTAGTCAACATCCTTGTAATTGGTTCATAGATATGATTATGTATTTggaacaaaataaaacttatgctGACTCCCATTCAAGATATTACACATTTTGTGCTGTTTATATGTAGCGTCGAATTTAAACGTACTGATTAGTCAGCATCCTTGTAATTGGTTCATAGATACGATTATGTATTTggaacaaaataaaacttatgctGACTCCCATTCAAGATATTACACAATGTGTTGTGGTCACTGATAACAGTGTCTCATGGAGTACGATTTTATACGAGAAATATACTCTGATTTTTAAGCACTGAACTAATTTTAacataataaattttcatttttctgtGGACACTTTATTCACATAATAGGACATGAAATGAGGCATGTCGGTATTTGCAATTAGAAAGTGGTAATCCAAAATTGATCATGCATTCGAAGACTGAAATCCATTTTGATAAGTGAATTCCACTTGCACACTGGTACCTGCTTTATTTGAGAAGGATAATTAGTTGTCTATGCCCGCGTCTAGAATGAATGAAGAGAAGGTAATTAATTAAAGTAGGACTACTTTGAGGCATAAGCTTGATTGTTATGGGTACTAAGGAAAGAGGGGAGAACTGTTTGTTGAGGAAGTGTTACAAGCTTCTATTTGAATCTAGTCCATCTGATATAATCAAAGTTGATGCTCAACAGAAAAAAGAAACaattggctattatgagcaaataGGCTTAGCTTGATTGTTGCTTGTAGGGAAATATTAGATGGGGTTTATGGGTTGCTACCCCAAACTGGCATCCCGAGGAACAAAACCAAAAAGAGGGGGAAAAAACAAGTTTATGTAGCATGGATTGGTTTGGAAAGCGATTAGTGTGTTGTACTCAAACAAATGGCATTTTGCTCTGTTAATTCCCATTTCTTAATGTGCCAAGCAACAACCACCTAATTATTCCACTGTCATTTGTTTAGATTGTGCCTCCGCCAACTCACCATGATACTCAAAATGCATTTCCGGTGAATAGACAACAAGCATCTGCAGAAGCTCTGGACTTGGCAATGGCATTAAGTTCTTCCATTCAGTCTGCAACAGAGGAAAGGCCACCACTTAATACTCAACAGATTCCAGAAGCAATTAATGCAAATGGCTGGGGAAATTCTCTACATGGTGAGAGTCACAATGGATGGGGCACAGCTGTTGCATCCACACTATCCGAGGCAAGCAGCAGTGGATGGATAAACAAGGACGAAAAAGAAGACTACAATGGATGGGGTGTGCCTATTTCTGGGCCACTTGGTAATCAAGGTCATGTAGAAATCCATGACAAAGCTACTACTGTTGTTCAAACAAGTGGTATCACAAACTCAATTCCATCGGCTCCCCCAATTCCTAATGAGGTTTTAAATGATGGGCCAATCCACTATCCAGTAGTTGATTTTAGTCCAGTGGATTCATTTGTTCCACCTGTAGAGCATGGAACTTCTGTAACAAGTGATGTGAAGGATGGAGCTGGCTCTTCATCATGTATAATATGTTGGGAATCTCCCATAGAAGGTGCATGCATTCCTTGTGGTCACATGGCTGGTTGCATGGCTTGTTTGAGCGAGATCAAAGCCAAGAAAGGTGTTTGCCCTGTTTGCCGAGCAAAAATAAGCCAAGTTATAAGGTTATATGCTGTCTGAAAAGTGGACATGATTATACTGGATCTGTGATTGGATTATGAACATTTTTTTTGCTTAAATTTTTTCACTTATGAACTTGTGTTATATGTATATTGTTTATGTTTGTGTTGATTACTGAACATTTCTTAAAGAACTGAATACAACATAAATGTTCACAAGAGCTTGTCAAAATGGCAGTTGCTTATTCTGTTTGTTCCAAATAAATTGTTAATTAATTGTGGTAGAATTTGGATGCCAGAATGTGATATTTTCAACTTACATCATTTTCATGGAAAGGAAGATTCCGGGTAAATGACCTAGAAATGAAACAAATTGCATCTTAACATTATTGTTTCTTATTAGTGTTAAGGAATGCGAAAGTTAAGCGGAATGGATAAACAGAGTACTCCCAACAGCATTATCAAGTGCAATTCTGCCAGCAGATTGAGTTGGATTTTAAAACATCGGCTCCCAACGGGAAGCAAGGACATTGTACTGTTCTGTGGACTCCCATTCTGCCAAAAGAAGCAGAGACCACATGTATTCCCCAGCTTTAATGATGCCCTGTACATCTTTCTTTTCTGGTCTTTACTCTTTTACAAATGGAAAAATACCTGACCCTTGTCACTAACTAGTGCCCACCATTCCAACATCAGAAGCCATACCTTTTTGGTCTTATTGATGACACCAGGCGAAATAAGCACATGGGTTTGCTTAATTTGCTAGTAATGATCTATTTCTTGAAAATCATTTATATATGGCATCTCAAATGAGCACTAGCCCACCACAGAAAGCCAAACTTAAaatattttgtttttattaaCTTGGAAGTTGCCAGTCTATTCCCCTTCTTGGGGAACCAAATCCATGATGGATCTGTTCTTTGAAACAGGAGATATCCATGGCGTATACGCCAAATAATTTGTTTTGCTAAAATAAATTGGATCAAGACCAGAGAAGGCATAGGTATTTGCTCAATTGACGCAACAAAAGTGTATGAACTTTGGGTAAACATGCCATGCCctaaaactagtaaaaaaatacctctggattatttttttttttttaagagacTGAAAGAATAAAAactcaaatttaaataaaatgagtGATATGTCATAAGAATAAAAAAGTCATAAAGCAACttataaaaagagaaaaaataatttatgataaaaaaaaaagagagagaaaaataaaatttttaattataaaaacttaTCTGACACACATCATGTGAATATTTTAATCAAAGCTATCAATGAAAATCAGGTGAGATAGAAATTTTTTTCTAATAAACTTAAAGTTGAtaaatggtaaattaaaattactttttaaaaaaatatcattCACATTATAggggaaaaaaaataaagataatttAAGGCAATTAGGTAGTTTTAAGGGAATTGGCTGGCTCAATTCAACTTTATTTATAAAGTTTTTGACAAGTCACATTTTTTCCCAACTAAACCTTCACTAACTTTTATTTCATCCCTTATAGGATCCCAACTTTATCATGGTAATCTTGTCCCtgtcaatttcaaataattcaatgCCTTGTGGAAGAAAGAACACATCATGTATGTAAACCCTAGCATGGCCACATCATGCATGTAGACCCTGGCATGGCTTATTTTCCAAGCACTTTTTTAATGGGTTTTATCACAAAGTTGTGCCACCCCATTATAATTACTTCAGAAGCTTTGTTGCATCATCCTTTCAGGAACAAGGCTATGGTTTTGATATGGGAGAGTGTTAAGGTAACTATTACAAGCCATCACTTAAAtaagttattaaattttaattttttataaaacttttgaaattttaacttaattttataaaaaattttgtgataaataattaaaaaaattttatattaatttataaatttatcaactattttataaaaaaattatctaaTTAGTTATtactgataaaaaaataaaaataaaaaatttaatagcgAGTAGGTAACTAAATGTGTTTTATAtatcatatttttaaaaaaaattaataaaataaaataattctatttataaaataattaataaattaatagattaatttaaaaaattttaattataataatttttataaaaagttaataaaaataaatatctgTATGTGATATTTTTCTGAGAGTGTTATCATGAAACTTTTGGCCATTTCACTCattattatcaatatttattGAAGGTTGATAGGATTTAAATTAAACTGGCTTATCCCCAAAGACACTTTATTTATATATCATAGCAGCAGATGGGGCATTTAAATGGTGGGTTGTAATGACAAGAAAAAAAGTTGTACACTTGCTTGGAGGCataatgaatggaattatttacTGCTTAAGAAGGCTCCATCTAACATTGAATTGTTTTAgatgttttttaaaaaaataattttattgtttaatatttttataattaaaatatattaaatttattttttaaataattttaaatacttttcaattaatatatttttttaaaaaattaactaataatttcaattaaaacatcaaataaactttaattaaaattttcactttttttccattattttttattatataccaACCCAAAGTTGTTTGAATTTATTAATGTTGGACAGCCATAAAGAGGTGTTTACATATAAATCTTGTTAGATAGATATGGACTTTAAATAATaagatatttaaaattaatattttattaaaattaatattttatattaaaatattcatatttatttaatttaatttttaaaaaaagaaaagtaaatgaATAGTCAACTATTTGATCATTTGTTTCTCTCAACCACTTCTTTAGTTGTCAATTTCCCATCCTAATGGTTCACTATAAATGCCTctttgacaattttttttttatcttttttgctgattaaatatatatatatatttttaatttacctcaataataatttaaattaactctTTGTTTATATGTTATAAATCAAATCTAAAAAAATATCTACTATCATTTTATTAAATGATCCTAttataaaaatgtaaatttatgttaTAGAGCAAATCCCAACGTATATTTTTATATGATTAAAGTTAGGGATGGTAATATGTTAAATTTTTGCGGGTACTTATTTGATTGAGTCTTAATAGTATGAATTTAAGTATATGTAATCAAGTTTATGATAGATTCAATtttgtaaaaataatatttattgcaggttcaaattttatatattgGGTATCCCTTACTCGAacttgtttatataaatatttaattaaatatttttataataatatttataaattttatgagattagtaaaatttttaaatataaattattaataaaaataatttttatataaattattaattaaaatatataaaattcaataggtttaaatattttttaaataataataatctaatttaagataaataataacttttaattaaatttaatacgagttcagattttaaaaatgttaatcaaatttaaatttaaataatataatttttataaatattttatccatttttatcctaattaaaattaaccattaaaaaaaattgaaacttGCCTTTCCTTGAATAAAATAACCCCACTTAGAAAAATGCATGGGAATCTTTGGGCAGAGcacaaattttgataaattttttaaaagtGTCTTAGCTATTTGCATATGAATTGTCTTGATGATCTCAACCTCCCATcccaagagtttttttttttttttttttatcaccaaTATTTCTTCTCAttattattaaaaagaaaaaaacctAAAAGTCCTCCATATTTGACCTGTGATAGTATTTGACGTTTACAAGATATTTCCTTGTTAAGCTACATCTAAGGCCAAACTTAGAAATATTAATAATgtgaatttaaattatttaattttaatcaattgGAGCaagtaataatatatttttatattaatcctgtgtaaattttgaggatgggtcttggatttttaattttagttccaATAACTTATTTTTGAAAGTAGTTGTTCCAAATATTATAACTTATTCTGAATAAAAGatgaattattaatttattttaatatattatccataaaaggaaaaataaaattcattagaGGGCATATTAGTGGTTTTTATACATATGTGGAAGAATAATGGCACTTCTCTTCTATTTGGATATCATTCCATTGCAATTTGCATGAGGCATAAGCTAATAAATAATAAACTAATATAATATTCATTTCCTTACAAAATAATACATTATTTTATTTTCCCTCAGTTTTTGTTCATAGTTATTGTTAAGCTCCTTTTactatctctctctctcatgcAGCTATGTGATGAAAGGAGGGCAATAGTTCCTACACTGTTAAAGGACAAATCTTTCATCTATTTTGCAGGAGTTTACATGGTAATCTTCATCAAGATCTGTTTTTGCCTTAACTCACCAGCTTGAGCCATCTACCATCCATTTAGAGGGATTTGGCTTTGATTTTACAAGTTTCTGGGTTTGTTCATGAAATGTttaactttttccttttttttattattcattttTTGTGTTTTTATTTATACATTGATGGGTAGGAGATGTTGTTTGATGGATTGTCCTTTATTTTTGGATTCATGCTCTGTAACTCTTCTGGGTGCGGGTGAAACTTTTTGAGGGTATGATTTAACAAATATGTTTCATCAGATCAATTTTCATATGGGTTGGTTTTATAATACTCTTTCTATTAGCTATTGAGTATGCATATTTGTTGGTTGTTTAATGAATTCGCTTGCCATCTCGTTGGTTTCTGAGAAACTGAGAAGAGAAAAATGTAAATTTGAATCTCATGTGGTTTTTGTTTCCCAAAACCAAATGTGAATTCTGCTCTGCTTGGTCACATGGTGGCATTCGATTCTCAGGTTCTGTATTTGATGCTCTCAAATTTCAAGTTGTCCAATTTTTGagtccctctcttcctcttgtaGGCTTTTTAAAGCAACGAAGACATGGTGGAAAAGATTTTATCCGAAAATACTGTGAATAGATTCTCAAGTTTCCAGACTGTTTCTcccttttgttttatttttgataaatttGGAACAGTCAGGATAGGATGATCTTgatcatgaaaaatggtcaatacaTTAGTTTGTTTTGGATATGGTAAAGCGAGAACCATCTCatcacaaaaaaaaaatggaatgAATAGATAGTTTGCTTGGCATGCAAAATTTTGTACGATTTTTAATTCGTATCATATCTGTTTACCTTGTGCATAAGTAGATTTGAGAGGCCTATCATTGTGCTACTGATATTCTTTTGAAAGGCCCTCTGGGAGTCGTTATATCCTTTTATGAGTATGATTGAACAGTATAATAATACCACATTTTTGCTGACTGTTCTGTCTGCAGATTGGTCTCTGGTCCTCGTTTGACTTGTAAATTCATGTCATTACTGAGTTTTGTGCATATTTTTCACTGTCAATTAAACTGTAGGCCACATTTAGAATGCCCCATGGTTATTATGCATCTGGACAAAGTATGACATCCTTACACCAAATGATTTCCTTGCTTGGCATTGAGCTTGGAAGAAGCCTCACTTGTGTTTAATGATTGTCTTTCTTGACATGGTGAAGTGATTTGAGTGTCCTGATATGGGACCTTGTGCAGTAGCTCTTCCAGAGAGGGTAGACTAGAAAGAGCTAACTGAAGGTGGCACAATTTACTTCAGTCTTCATAGGAATGAAGAGAGCTCACTGATTAGGGGAAAACATCACTTAATATGCTGTTGCATGTGTAGATATACTGGCTTGCTGACTCTGCGCATGCAGGGTTTTTACAGCTAGAATTGGCCAAAATTTATTAGGTTCTCAAACTTGCTAATTGGCATTCTCAAACTTGCTAAATTGGCTATCTATCATCATTGAAGCATATTGTTAGGAGCTAGCTTTTCTTCTCCATAGTCCAGAAACTTTAAGCTCCAATAAAATGTCTGTGCTTCTGAGAAACAAGATTCTGATTGTTTTATTTTCCCCTTAAGCCTTCTATCTGTCGTGCCAAGGGGACTTTCTTTGCCTATTCATCGGTGTATTTTTGGCATTCCTCCAACTAAATTGCCAAACTTCGCCCCACACAAATTTTCTAACATAAATTTGCTCTTTAGTTCCTGATTTGTTTCGTAGAGAATTGTTTGAGCAGCAGGCAAGCATTAGCTGTATCAAGGTTCACACATTCTTAATGGTCCAAGGCTAATTTATCCATCCGATGTTCAGCATTTTCATGTCTACGTATAAAAATAATTCCTATTTGATTAGGGCTTCATAGTTCATACAATGAAGTCTTTTAGATAAACTTTTTGCTCTCATCATCTTGATATGTGAAAGCAATGTGAAATCTTATTAATATTAATCAGCAATATAAGTCCTCTAGAACCACAAAACCTGCTATTGTTGTTGTGAAATATTGTCTTTGATCAGGGGGGTTTTGTAATTGAAAATTGTTTAATCCAATATATTCAAAGCATAATTGTGTGTTATaagtttttttcttttgtttctgtGTTAAATAGTTCTGATGGACAGATCGCCTGTAAGATGTCTTATCAACAGTATTTCTCGATTCATTCTTCTAGTTTCATGCCAGACCAGGGCACATATGCCTATTCAAAAGGATTATAGGAGCATGGCTATGGTTTTAAAGCTTTTGAAACCAGTGTTTGATGAAATTGTTGATTTCAAAATATCTTCTGATGAAATCCTATATAAAGAGTGTGAAGAACTTGATTTGGCCGTTAATGAGGCTCGGGAATTTATGGAGAACTGGTATCCAAAGATGAGCAAGATTTGCTGTGTAAGTAATTACTTAATTAGGATATTTTGTTTGTTGGATCAAATTTCCCTTGGTGAAATGCTTTCCAGAAGAGCTCCCCTCCCCCCCACCCTAACCAAGAGTGAGATAGAGATGAAGCCTTCATAATCTTT
This sequence is a window from Hevea brasiliensis isolate MT/VB/25A 57/8 chromosome 10, ASM3005281v1, whole genome shotgun sequence. Protein-coding genes within it:
- the LOC110635470 gene encoding putative E3 ubiquitin-protein ligase XBAT34, with the protein product MGQSLDSMSRNQSKGEMLYQLLNSGNVDAIKALCREGANLEWIDKEGKTPLIVSCMDSGLFNVAKTLIEMGANVNAYRPGRHAGTALHHAAKRGLEKTALLLLSSGANALVRNDDCHTALDVARIKGHTNVVRAIENHICYFSGWLWEFHGPGFLEALAPPLLSRKIWVVVTPCGSSNPMKPLRLELAIYSTMQDAQPRTVIALWKEKIEEAKFHQLDPGLTIFDNSTKNQYKFVSSNEDDKQQLRKLYDACRGIRQIVPPPTHHDTQNAFPVNRQQASAEALDLAMALSSSIQSATEERPPLNTQQIPEAINANGWGNSLHGESHNGWGTAVASTLSEASSSGWINKDEKEDYNGWGVPISGPLGNQGHVEIHDKATTVVQTSGITNSIPSAPPIPNEVLNDGPIHYPVVDFSPVDSFVPPVEHGTSVTSDVKDGAGSSSCIICWESPIEGACIPCGHMAGCMACLSEIKAKKGVCPVCRAKISQVIRLYAV